One window of Leopardus geoffroyi isolate Oge1 chromosome B3, O.geoffroyi_Oge1_pat1.0, whole genome shotgun sequence genomic DNA carries:
- the LOC123583680 gene encoding olfactory receptor 11G2-like, which yields MNVSGTETTNSVSHFILVGFPSSPEMQLLYFGLFSVVYTLTLMGNAAIVCAVRWERRLHTPMYILLGNFSLLEICYVTTTVPNMLANFLSSSKSISFVSCFAQFYFFFSLGCDEGFFLCIMAFDRYLAICRPLHYPRIMTKQLYTGLAIFGWSCGFVLFLTPVVLISQLPYCGPNTINHFLCDPVPLMMLSCSEDTTTQFIYSTFNAVFVIGTFLFVLCSYALVIVAVLRMPSAAGKRKAFSTCASHVAVVILFFGSVMVMYVSPGSGRPVKMQKIVTLFYSVITPLCNPLIYSLRNKEMKTALRKIFGTAHGIHKM from the coding sequence ATGAATGTGTCCGGCACAGAAACCACCAACTCCGTTAGCCACTTTATCCTCGTGGGCTTTCCCTCAAGCCCAGAAATGCAGCTCCTCTACTTTGGCCTCTTCTCAGTGGTCTACACGCTGACTCTCATGGGGAACGCAGCCATTGTCTGTGCAGTGCGGTGGGAACGGCGTCTTCACACGCCCATGTACATCCTCTTGGGGAATTTCTCTCTCCTGGAAATATGTTATGTCACCACGACCGTCCCTAACATGTTGGCCAATTTCCTGTCCTCAAGCAAGTCCATTTCCTTTGTGAGCTGTTTTGCACAGTTCTACTTCTTCTTCTCTCTGGGGTGTGATGAGGGCTTCTTCCTCTGCATCATGGCCTTTGACAGGTACCTTGCCATCTGTCGTCCTCTGCATTACCCACGCATTATGACGAAACAGCTGTACACTGGCCTTGCCATCTTTGGCTGGTCGTGCGGGTTCGTCCTCTTCCTAACCCCCGTTGTTCTCATTTCACAGTTACCCTACTGTGGCCCAAATACTATCAACCATTTCTTGTGTGATCCTGTCCCATTGATGATGCTGTCCTGTTCTGAAGACACCACAACACAGTTCATTTATTCTACTTTCAATGCTGTTTTCGTGATTGGaacctttctctttgttctttgttcctatgCTCTGGTGATTGTGGCTGTGCTAAGGATGCCTTCAGCAGCAGGCAAACGCAAGGCTTTCTCCACTTGTGCTTCTCATGTGGCAGTGGTGATCCTGTTTTTTGGCTCTGTTATGGTGATGTATGTTAGTCCTGGATCAGGACGCCCAGTGAAAATGCAGAAAATTGTGACCTTGTTTTATTCTGTGATAACACCCCTCTGTAATCCTCTAATCTATAGCCTTAGGAACAAGGAAATGAAGACTGCTCTGAGGAAAATCTTTGGCACTGCGCATGGTATtcataaaatgtaa
- the LOC123583682 gene encoding olfactory receptor 11G2-like — MSSRPMNVSGTETTNSVSHFILVGFPSSPEMQLLYFGLFSVVYTLTLMGNAAIVCAVRWERRLHTPMYILLGNFSLLEICYVTTTVPNMLANFLSSSKSISFVSCFAQFYFFFSLGCDEGFFLCIMAFDRYLAICRPLHYPRIMTKQLYTGLAIFGWSCGFVLFLTPVVLISQLPYCGPNTINHFMCDPAPLMMLSCSEDTTTQFIYSTFNAVFMIGTFLFVLCSYALVIVAVLRMPSAAGKRKAFSTCASHLAVVILFFGSIMVIYVSPRSGHPVQVQKIVTLFYSVITPLCNPLIYSLRNKEMKTALRKVFRTEIPAHKI, encoded by the coding sequence ATGTCTTCCAGACCAATGAATGTGTCCGGCACAGAAACCACCAACTCCGTTAGCCACTTTATCCTCGTGGGCTTTCCCTCAAGCCCAGAAATGCAGCTCCTCTACTTCGGGCTCTTCTCAGTGGTCTACACGCTGACTCTCATGGGGAACGCAGCCATTGTCTGTGCAGTGCGGTGGGAACGGCGTCTTCACACGCCCATGTACATCCTCTTGGGGAATTTCTCTCTCCTGGAAATATGTTATGTCACCACGACCGTCCCTAACATGTTGGCCAATTTCCTGTCCTCAAGCAAGTCCATTTCCTTTGTGAGCTGTTTTGCACAGTTCTACTTCTTCTTCTCTCTGGGGTGTGATGAGGGCTTCTTCCTCTGCATCATGGCCTTTGACAGGTACCTTGCCATCTGTCGTCCTCTGCATTACCCACGCATTATGACGAAACAGCTGTACACTGGCCTTGCCATCTTTGGCTGGTCGTGCGGGTTCGTCCTCTTCCTAACCCCCGTTGTTCTCATTTCACAGTTACCCTACTGTGGCCCAAATACCATCAACCATTTCATGTGTGATCCTGCCCCATTGATGATGCTGTCCTGTTCTGAAGACACCACAACACAGTTCATTTACTCTACTTTCAATGCTGTTTTCATGATTGGaacctttctctttgttctttgttcctatgCTCTGGTGATTGTGGCTGTGCTAAGGATGCCCTCAGCAGCAGGCAAACGCAAGGCTTTCTCCACTTGTGCTTCTCATCTGGCAGTGGTGATCCTGTTTTTTGGCTCTATTATGGTGATATATGTTAGTCCTAGATCAGGACACCCAGTGCAAGTGCAGAAAATTGTGACCTTGTTTTATTCTGTGATAACACCCCTCTGTAATCCTCTAATTTATAGCCTAAGgaacaaggaaatgaaaactgcCCTAAGGAAAGTCTTTAGGACTGAAATACCTgctcataaaatataa